The following proteins come from a genomic window of Candidatus Obscuribacter sp.:
- a CDS encoding EAL domain-containing protein — MSQSSERKTIAGLTIAFGLLALTTLLSMMGWGQFHGDKWLVSRQQGVKELQEVSKAYTSMLLTSQRFLTTGDRPQREQFDQSVTNLKQHIFVLQSLDAGMYARSEQIRGLLNEVQMVIDQLILDANLRADKNNQDASRLLLTSREMREVQRIGSRIQEVEAAEFEVIKSFYTGDVKAKGNTLPLLAFILSSFAFVYAMVQYSAKPGDGYGEDSYGNEGYGATSVAQPGGGYVDQIAVDVAQDLESQPPAQDIDAVIVHKASPHVSPSAHKPVPTNGNGAGLGTRKNGNGKASGGDLADMNFARQTFGELPALEPLPETTAAASMGGNKELSTQDIVVLQRELFAALNQLERLASVDYLTEVLNVRGLEQVVKVEESRSTRSGGHLIAMLINCDNLKKVNEGLGHASGDIVLKETAKRIRDTIRPSDHVARVGGDEFLVLLPDTNLAYGMRVAERIRACIADSPMRDANDVIETTASIGVANLPQKIASVQEVVTLARTALRRSKAAGKNKVSLAKEPGHEPSYDAAPVPTTIVDQLLDKTQFRTVYQPIIELATESTVGYEALSRGPDGAFESPADFFRICVENNILTSVDLQCLRLCLAATPNLGRNMRIHVNLFPSTLLETPVQNLLDLFPRDRGDNIYCVEISEQEFISDPSYLREHVKALKDFGIKVAVDDVGFGRSSLETLILLEPDLVKVDRKYVAGLSSEPAKARLLRRLANVAKSLGAEIIAEGIEDRQDLPLLLEMGIDYGQGFLWGNLLPELPGQTQKQMT, encoded by the coding sequence ATGAGCCAATCCTCTGAAAGAAAGACTATTGCAGGGCTTACCATAGCCTTTGGTTTGCTTGCCTTGACCACCTTGCTGAGCATGATGGGTTGGGGGCAATTCCATGGCGATAAATGGCTTGTATCGAGGCAGCAGGGCGTTAAAGAGCTGCAAGAAGTATCAAAAGCTTATACAAGTATGCTATTGACCAGTCAGCGCTTTTTGACCACAGGCGATCGTCCCCAAAGAGAACAGTTTGACCAGTCGGTGACAAACCTCAAACAGCATATATTTGTCCTGCAGTCACTGGATGCTGGTATGTATGCGCGCTCTGAGCAGATTCGTGGCTTGCTCAATGAAGTGCAGATGGTCATTGATCAACTTATCTTAGATGCTAATTTGCGCGCTGATAAAAATAACCAGGACGCCAGTCGACTGCTTTTGACCAGCCGTGAGATGCGCGAAGTGCAGCGTATCGGCAGCCGTATACAGGAAGTGGAAGCGGCAGAATTTGAGGTAATCAAATCATTTTATACAGGTGACGTAAAAGCAAAGGGCAATACTTTGCCACTTTTGGCTTTTATACTGTCCAGTTTTGCTTTTGTCTATGCCATGGTGCAATACAGCGCCAAACCAGGAGATGGTTATGGCGAGGACAGTTATGGCAATGAAGGTTATGGAGCTACCAGTGTCGCTCAACCTGGCGGTGGTTATGTGGACCAGATTGCCGTTGACGTGGCTCAGGACCTTGAGAGTCAGCCGCCAGCCCAGGATATTGATGCGGTCATAGTGCACAAAGCCAGTCCTCATGTCAGTCCATCTGCTCATAAACCAGTGCCTACCAATGGTAATGGTGCTGGACTCGGTACTCGCAAAAATGGCAATGGCAAAGCCAGCGGTGGTGACCTTGCTGATATGAATTTTGCCAGACAGACTTTTGGTGAGCTGCCAGCTCTTGAGCCCCTGCCAGAGACCACAGCAGCAGCCAGTATGGGGGGCAATAAAGAGTTGTCGACCCAGGACATAGTTGTCCTACAAAGAGAACTATTTGCTGCTCTCAACCAGCTGGAGCGCCTTGCCAGTGTTGATTATTTGACCGAAGTGCTCAATGTGCGCGGACTTGAACAAGTAGTTAAGGTAGAAGAAAGCCGTTCTACTAGAAGTGGTGGACATCTAATTGCCATGCTTATCAACTGCGACAACCTCAAAAAGGTCAATGAGGGTCTTGGTCATGCTTCCGGCGATATCGTCCTAAAAGAGACAGCTAAGCGTATCCGCGATACTATTCGTCCCTCAGATCATGTAGCTAGAGTGGGAGGCGATGAGTTTCTTGTGCTCTTGCCTGATACTAATCTCGCTTATGGCATGCGTGTCGCTGAGCGCATAAGAGCTTGCATTGCCGACAGTCCAATGCGTGATGCCAATGATGTAATTGAGACTACAGCTTCTATCGGTGTGGCTAATTTGCCTCAAAAGATTGCTTCGGTCCAGGAAGTAGTCACTCTCGCTCGGACAGCACTGAGACGTAGCAAAGCAGCGGGCAAAAATAAAGTCTCACTGGCTAAAGAGCCTGGGCATGAGCCCAGTTATGATGCTGCTCCTGTGCCTACCACGATTGTCGATCAGTTGCTTGATAAGACACAGTTCCGCACTGTATATCAGCCTATTATTGAGCTTGCCACTGAGAGCACGGTGGGCTACGAGGCGCTTTCGCGCGGTCCCGATGGCGCTTTTGAGAGTCCTGCTGACTTTTTCAGGATATGTGTCGAGAACAATATTTTGACTTCAGTGGATTTACAGTGTCTCAGGCTCTGTCTGGCTGCTACTCCCAATCTTGGACGCAATATGCGCATCCATGTCAATCTTTTCCCTTCTACTTTGCTTGAGACCCCAGTGCAAAATCTGCTCGATTTGTTTCCCCGTGACCGGGGCGATAACATCTATTGTGTGGAGATTTCGGAGCAAGAGTTTATATCTGATCCCAGCTACTTGCGTGAGCACGTCAAGGCACTCAAAGACTTTGGCATTAAGGTAGCTGTTGATGATGTCGGCTTTGGCCGCAGCAGTCTTGAGACATTGATTTTGCTTGAGCCAGATCTAGTCAAAGTAGACCGCAAATATGTCGCTGGACTATCGAGTGAGCCAGCTAAGGCCAGACTTTTGCGTCGTCTAGCCAATGTCGCTAAGAGTCTTGGTGCCGAAATCATTGCTGAGGGTATTGAAGACAGACAGGATTTGCCGCTCTTACTGGAGATGGGCATTGATTATGGTCAGGGCTTCCTCTGGGGCAATCTCTTGCCGGAGCTGCCTGGGCAGACCCAAAAACAAATGACCTGA
- a CDS encoding protein kinase, translating to MTGSLGNTNQDGQNQPGQARPGRERRTYRLGDGDSPPPGYVLPPSAPLPPGQSSANGTEINSVSQSAATHSGSGRAYLDRPLPAHVQWPAILLPSSKPFRHYNQDNGQIDTVTTNARVTRQRTPTVRERVYPSSTAGSVPEDALANTGTVRMEKSDNVDSLEPLPQVAPPSTVPATKRPRTQEVEKDELVGTTYLGKYELVSVLGAGGMGVIYKAHQVFLERDYAIKMLKNKFASDKAKLRFHQEAKAASAINYPGIVGINDFGIDDQGCPYMVMEYVEGMTLSDLQKQRPQSILPVAEALPIFIEMLEALAVAHSKGVVHRDIKPSNIMLALRPDNSAHVKLLDFGIAKVRDFEDRTMQDLTRTGEALGTPLYMSPEQINSTRVDARTDLYSCGCVMYVCLTGCPPFVGANKMATMEKHLTEKPLPLKEASLGLDFAPELEALVIKLLSKKPEDRYQSADQVRLELLKIAAQYGVLKLPPQTVSVEQALKENAALSPAMPDEISQLVTEFTSLELSTACYTDNYPEDVKQKIFDAALAPTEFDRQSFVPSRPSDVMRSGSAVPLSESMPAHETGLARLERPGETVLEHTGRSQFGTSKFNDKSVVREQVLDASYVERPRRTVNQTTIIIALSLALVGAFAFAGYQMFKPVPKVQPAAPLAVAPVVTAPVKPVSALDISDDEITLNRVNADLRQVKFIADPEMTDVGLKYIARLKDLRYLVLDDTKVTDKGLASVADLPLEILQLSNTKITNTGLQQIGRMHIMVNLTLTGCRAVDNKGVAALSKLRYLRGLDLSGTNINSGCARDLVKLKMLTSLVLHGTDFDDDGLKQLSSLKELYQIDLSRTKVTSAGIKYLSNLPALYKLSLAYDQIDDSVLPHLLALKSLRHLELSGTHISDRAFVALAKMPQLEQLTIANCDVSAETAKSVSDLRPALRVNRNPQAQTFSAKD from the coding sequence TTGACGGGTAGTCTGGGCAATACAAATCAGGATGGTCAAAACCAACCGGGTCAGGCTAGACCCGGGCGAGAGCGGCGTACCTATCGTCTGGGGGACGGCGACAGTCCCCCGCCTGGCTATGTTTTGCCACCCAGTGCACCTTTACCGCCTGGCCAGAGTTCAGCAAATGGTACCGAGATAAATTCAGTCAGCCAGAGTGCTGCCACTCATTCTGGTAGCGGTCGAGCTTACCTGGACCGTCCTTTACCCGCCCATGTGCAGTGGCCCGCCATTTTGTTGCCCTCTTCTAAGCCATTCAGACACTATAATCAAGATAATGGGCAAATAGATACTGTAACTACTAATGCCAGAGTTACAAGGCAGCGCACGCCTACAGTGCGCGAGCGAGTATATCCCAGCTCAACTGCGGGCTCTGTACCAGAGGATGCACTCGCTAATACAGGGACTGTGCGTATGGAAAAGTCGGACAATGTTGACAGTCTGGAGCCGCTGCCTCAAGTAGCGCCACCGTCAACAGTGCCCGCCACTAAAAGACCGCGCACGCAAGAAGTGGAAAAAGACGAGCTTGTCGGCACAACCTATCTCGGCAAATACGAGCTGGTGTCAGTGCTCGGTGCTGGCGGTATGGGTGTAATTTATAAAGCCCATCAGGTCTTTTTGGAGCGTGACTATGCCATCAAGATGCTCAAAAATAAATTTGCTTCGGATAAGGCCAAACTGAGGTTTCATCAAGAAGCAAAAGCCGCCAGCGCTATCAACTATCCAGGTATAGTTGGCATCAATGACTTTGGTATCGATGACCAGGGCTGTCCCTATATGGTCATGGAATACGTCGAAGGCATGACACTGTCAGATTTGCAGAAACAAAGACCGCAGTCAATTTTGCCTGTGGCTGAAGCCCTGCCTATCTTTATTGAAATGCTTGAGGCCCTCGCTGTAGCACACTCCAAGGGAGTCGTACACAGAGACATCAAGCCCAGTAATATCATGTTGGCACTGCGTCCCGATAATAGTGCCCATGTTAAATTGCTGGACTTTGGTATCGCCAAAGTAAGAGACTTTGAAGACCGCACAATGCAGGATCTGACTAGGACTGGCGAAGCTCTGGGTACGCCACTCTATATGAGTCCTGAACAAATCAATAGCACTAGAGTAGATGCCCGCACAGACCTTTATAGCTGTGGCTGTGTTATGTATGTCTGTTTGACGGGCTGTCCACCTTTTGTCGGTGCCAATAAAATGGCTACTATGGAAAAGCATCTGACCGAAAAGCCGTTGCCTTTAAAAGAAGCATCGCTTGGCTTGGATTTTGCCCCGGAGCTGGAAGCTCTCGTGATCAAGCTGCTCTCCAAAAAGCCCGAAGACCGCTATCAATCAGCTGATCAAGTGCGCTTAGAATTGCTCAAGATAGCAGCCCAATATGGTGTCCTCAAACTGCCACCACAGACAGTGTCGGTAGAGCAAGCGCTCAAAGAAAATGCTGCGCTCAGCCCTGCTATGCCAGACGAAATTTCGCAGTTGGTGACTGAGTTTACGTCTCTTGAACTCTCCACAGCCTGCTATACAGACAACTATCCTGAGGACGTCAAACAAAAAATATTTGACGCTGCCCTTGCACCGACTGAATTTGACCGCCAGAGTTTTGTGCCATCTCGGCCTAGTGATGTTATGCGATCAGGCAGTGCGGTGCCGCTCTCTGAGTCTATGCCAGCCCATGAGACTGGACTGGCTCGCCTCGAGCGCCCTGGCGAGACCGTACTTGAGCACACCGGACGCAGCCAATTTGGTACCTCTAAGTTTAATGACAAGAGCGTGGTGCGGGAGCAAGTCTTAGATGCATCATATGTTGAGCGGCCCAGACGCACTGTCAATCAGACAACCATTATCATTGCTCTATCTCTGGCCCTAGTGGGGGCGTTTGCTTTTGCCGGCTATCAGATGTTTAAGCCTGTGCCCAAAGTCCAGCCAGCCGCACCTCTGGCGGTAGCACCAGTGGTGACTGCTCCAGTCAAGCCTGTTAGTGCGCTGGATATCAGTGATGACGAGATCACTCTCAATCGCGTCAATGCCGATTTGCGCCAGGTCAAATTTATTGCCGACCCCGAGATGACTGATGTCGGACTCAAATATATCGCCAGACTAAAAGACCTGCGTTATCTCGTGCTTGATGACACTAAGGTAACTGATAAAGGGTTAGCCTCTGTTGCCGATTTGCCTTTGGAGATCCTGCAACTATCTAACACCAAAATCACCAATACGGGCTTACAGCAGATAGGACGCATGCATATAATGGTCAATCTAACTTTGACCGGCTGTCGCGCTGTGGACAATAAAGGAGTCGCCGCCCTGAGTAAGCTCCGATATCTCAGGGGGCTTGATTTGAGTGGCACTAATATCAATAGCGGCTGTGCTAGAGATCTGGTCAAACTTAAGATGCTTACCAGTCTGGTTTTGCATGGTACAGACTTTGATGATGATGGACTCAAGCAGTTAAGCAGTCTAAAAGAGCTGTATCAAATTGACCTGTCCCGCACCAAGGTGACAAGTGCTGGTATTAAATATTTGAGCAATCTGCCTGCTCTTTATAAACTTTCGCTGGCTTATGATCAAATTGACGACTCTGTTTTGCCACACCTACTAGCGCTTAAGTCTCTCAGACATCTGGAGCTATCGGGCACTCATATTAGTGACAGAGCTTTTGTCGCCCTTGCCAAAATGCCCCAATTAGAACAGCTAACTATTGCCAATTGCGATGTTTCGGCTGAGACCGCTAAAAGTGTTAGTGATTTGAGACCAGCTCTCAGGGTCAATCGTAATCCTCAGGCTCAGACATTTTCGGCTAAGGATTAA
- a CDS encoding glutamine synthetase III, whose translation MVSRSNNSSQGSARTNAVRSAQGREPVQTTVDYTQTSISDIFGENVFNRSAMRSLLPKNVFKAVVRCLDFGEQLDPSMADIVANAMKDWAIARGATHFTHWFHPMTGLTAEKHDAFLVFSGDDGEANLEFSGKLLIQGEPDASSFPSGGIRSTFEARGYTGWDPTSPAFLMESTNGKTLCIPTVFCSYSGHALDKKTPLLRSLQAVSHQAVRLLQLLGNKDVKRVSCTVGPEQEYFLIDEAFYMARPDIINSGRALFGAKPPKGQEMEDHYWGSIKERVLAFMMDAEAELYKLGVPVKTRHNEVAPAQFEVAPVFESSNVATDHNMVLMEVFRKTAQKHGLRCLFHEKPFSGVNGSGKHNNWSMADDQGNNLLDPGSTPHENQQFVVVLTAVIRAVNKYGHLLRASIASAGNDHRLGANEAPPAIMSIYLGEKLTQVVDALISGKKEINEIGKKLHFGVTALPELPRDDSDRNRTSPFAFTGNKFEFRAVGSSTSVAWPNTVLNTMVTESLDYMSTQIEKAMKGGSDLNTAVEKVVKETLSENQRILFNGDNYSREWHEEAEKRGLPNFKNTVESLPSLVEEDTKTLFKKYGVLEVDELVSRFNINLESYCKTINIESLLTANIARTMILPVAIEYQNRIAQAISATRAAITGISLHPQEHLLKDVCDRVCQLQLGIDKLESLIKEGHHDDHSEQGESDNLNRARFYEQKIIPAMNQVRAISDELEQIVDDALWPLPKFREMLYIY comes from the coding sequence GCTCAGCTAGAACCAATGCGGTTAGAAGCGCACAGGGACGTGAGCCGGTGCAGACAACTGTTGATTACACACAGACATCTATCTCAGATATATTTGGCGAAAACGTTTTTAATCGCAGCGCCATGCGCAGCTTGCTACCTAAAAACGTATTTAAAGCGGTTGTCCGCTGTCTCGATTTTGGTGAGCAGCTCGATCCCAGCATGGCTGACATTGTCGCCAATGCTATGAAGGACTGGGCCATCGCCCGTGGTGCTACCCACTTTACTCACTGGTTCCACCCCATGACCGGTCTCACTGCCGAAAAGCATGATGCCTTCCTGGTATTCAGTGGTGATGATGGTGAAGCGAATCTGGAATTTTCAGGCAAGCTTTTGATTCAAGGTGAGCCGGATGCTTCTAGCTTTCCTTCAGGTGGTATCAGATCGACATTTGAAGCCCGTGGCTATACCGGTTGGGACCCTACCAGCCCAGCATTTTTGATGGAGAGCACAAACGGCAAGACACTTTGTATTCCTACAGTATTTTGCAGTTACAGCGGTCATGCCCTCGACAAAAAGACCCCGCTATTGCGTTCATTGCAAGCAGTGAGCCATCAAGCCGTCAGACTTTTGCAGTTGCTTGGTAACAAAGACGTCAAACGTGTGAGCTGCACAGTTGGTCCAGAGCAAGAGTACTTTTTGATTGACGAAGCCTTTTATATGGCTCGTCCCGACATCATTAACTCCGGTCGCGCCCTCTTTGGTGCCAAGCCACCTAAGGGTCAGGAAATGGAAGACCACTACTGGGGCTCCATCAAAGAGCGCGTTTTGGCCTTTATGATGGACGCTGAAGCCGAACTCTACAAGCTCGGTGTACCGGTCAAAACTCGCCACAACGAAGTTGCTCCAGCCCAGTTTGAAGTTGCACCAGTATTTGAAAGTAGCAACGTTGCTACCGACCATAACATGGTATTGATGGAAGTCTTCCGTAAGACCGCACAAAAACACGGTTTGCGTTGTCTCTTCCACGAAAAACCATTTAGTGGTGTAAATGGTAGTGGTAAGCACAATAACTGGTCAATGGCAGACGATCAAGGTAATAACCTCCTCGATCCGGGCTCCACACCTCACGAAAACCAACAGTTTGTCGTCGTATTGACTGCAGTGATTCGCGCTGTAAACAAATACGGTCATCTGCTCAGAGCCTCAATCGCTAGTGCTGGCAACGATCACAGACTTGGTGCCAACGAAGCCCCACCAGCAATCATGAGTATCTATCTCGGTGAAAAGCTGACCCAAGTAGTGGATGCTCTTATCTCTGGCAAAAAAGAAATCAACGAAATCGGCAAGAAACTGCACTTCGGTGTTACCGCTTTGCCTGAATTGCCTCGTGACGATAGCGACCGCAACCGTACCTCACCATTTGCTTTTACCGGCAATAAGTTTGAGTTTAGAGCGGTTGGTAGCAGCACATCAGTAGCCTGGCCTAACACTGTGCTCAACACCATGGTGACTGAGTCTCTCGACTATATGTCCACCCAAATCGAAAAAGCCATGAAAGGCGGCTCCGATCTCAATACCGCCGTAGAAAAAGTCGTTAAAGAGACTCTCAGCGAAAACCAGCGCATCCTCTTTAATGGTGATAACTACTCCAGAGAATGGCATGAAGAAGCTGAAAAACGCGGCTTGCCTAACTTCAAAAACACAGTAGAGTCCCTGCCCAGCCTGGTTGAAGAAGATACAAAGACACTCTTCAAAAAGTATGGTGTGCTGGAAGTAGATGAACTGGTCAGCCGTTTTAACATCAACCTGGAGAGCTATTGCAAGACCATCAATATTGAGTCATTGCTCACGGCCAATATCGCCCGCACAATGATTTTGCCAGTAGCAATCGAATATCAAAATCGTATTGCTCAAGCAATCAGCGCTACTCGGGCGGCTATAACTGGTATCAGCCTGCATCCGCAAGAGCATTTGCTCAAAGATGTCTGCGATAGAGTTTGCCAGCTCCAGCTCGGTATCGACAAATTGGAGTCACTAATCAAAGAAGGTCATCATGATGATCACTCCGAACAAGGTGAGTCTGATAATCTCAACCGGGCTAGATTTTACGAACAAAAAATCATCCCCGCGATGAATCAAGTGCGCGCAATAAGCGACGAATTGGAACAGATTGTGGACGATGCACTGTGGCCCTTGCCCAAATTTAGAGAGATGCTCTACATCTACTAA